A window from Podospora bellae-mahoneyi strain CBS 112042 chromosome 1 map unlocalized CBS112042p_1, whole genome shotgun sequence encodes these proteins:
- a CDS encoding uncharacterized protein (COG:P; EggNog:ENOG503NVZY): protein MTSGVGHKVARLLGIQLQPKDPYHHVNDPRETAHFNTDQTFVEESPRVDDFFLKLVPSGPQVWRYLVSLFPFLSWIGYYNLQWLAGDLVAGITIGAVVVPQGMAYARLANLDVQFGLYSSFMGVLVYWFFATSKDITIGPVAVMSQLTGAVVTDMAAVLPDVPGHVIASALALLAGAVVVSIGLIRCGWIVDIISLTSLSAFMTGSAICIAVGQVPSLMGLSGFSTRDPTYLVFVNILKHLNTASMDAAMGLSALAMLYLIRGVCMWIGTHYPKHQKLAFFISTLRVVFVIVLYTLISYLVNRSLPRGTARFKILFDVPRGFQNAAVPVINTSIVSNLIGYLPATVVVLLIEHIAISKSFGRVNNYRINPSQEMVAIGITNMLGPFLGGYAATGSFSRTAIKSKAGVRTPFAGVITAFVVLLAIYALPAVFYYIPNASLSAVIIHAVGDLITPPNTVYQFWLVSPFEVLIFFVGVFVTIFSSIENGIYTTVLLSAAMLLFRILRSNGRFLGRVKVQSMLGNRVIGNDRQQPVPGYGTFTGSQEAPTRNIFLPITHADGSNPEIELDNPYPGIFIYRFAEGFSYPNAGSSLEHLVEHIFAHTRRTNLAHFDRPGDRPWNEPGPSRKDMKAAAAAGVDAGIIGVDVSLPTLKAVILDFSSVNHVDITSVQQLIDVRNQLDRYASPDIVDWHIACINNRWAKRALAAAGFGYPTVVPDGPHRRWRSIFSVAEIGGSHSAAAAAEVEVNEKEIARSRRQTAADVEVGNKQQQQQQQQHHHRGPNDPKKVGTGGSESVPRKSTVTFEDAVLSLHQKRMSLGPELHSGRTVVAPVHGINRPLFHVDLTSALQSAVANVEGRYEGLEEHH, encoded by the exons ATGACATCTGGAGTTGGCCACAAGGTGGCCCGGCTGCTGGGAATCCAGCTACAACCGAAAGACCCATATCACCATGTCAATGACCCAAGAGAAACAGCCCATTTCAACACAGACCAGACATTTGTGGAGGAGTCACCGAGGGTGGATGACTTTTTCTTGAAATTAGTACCCTCTGGCCCGCAAGTATGGCGATATCTGGTGTCTCTGTTTCCGTTTCTCTCCTGGATCGGATACTACAACCTTCAATGGCTTGCTGGAGATCTGGTTGCTG GCATCACCATCGGCGCTGTTGTCGTACCTCAAGGTATGGCTTATGCCAGACTGGCCAACCTGGATGTTCAGTTTGGTCTGTATTCGAGCTTTATGGGTGTTCTTGTTTACTGGTTCTTCGCAACCTCCAAGGACATTACCATCGGT CCTGTTGCTGTCATGTCTCAACTTACCGGCGCTGTCGTGACTGATATGGCTGCTGTCCTTCCTGACGTTCCAGGCCATGTCATTGCATCTGCTCTTGCACTCTTGGCCGGTGCCGTTGTGGTGTCCATCGGGCTCATCCGCTGCGGATGGATTGTCGATATCATCTCGCTTACCTCTCTCTCGGCATTCATGACCGGCTCAGCCATCTGCATTGCTGTCGGGCAAGTTCCATCGCTGATGGGCCTCAGCGGCTTTTCAACTCGCGATCCGACGTATCTTGTGTTCGTCAACATACTCAAACACCTGAACACAGCGAGTATGGATGCCGCCATGGGGTTGTCGGCACTTGCTATGCTTTACCTTATCAGGGGAGTTTGCATGTGGATTGGGACACACTACCCGAAACATCAGAAGCTCGCCTTCTTTATTTCGACGTTGAGGGTCGTGTTCGTCATTGTTCTCTACACTCTGATCAGCTACCTGGTCAACAGGAGCTTGCCGAGGGGTACAGCCAGATTCAAAATTTTGTTTGACGTTCCTAGAG GGTTCCAAAACGCGGCTGTCCCGGTCATCAATACCTCTATTGTCAGCAACCTGATTGGATACTTGCCCGCTACTGTAGTGGTGCTGCTCATCGAACACATTGCTATCTCGAAGTCGTTCGGTCGAGTCAACAACTACAGAATCAACCCTTCTCAAGAAATGGTAGCCAttggcatcaccaacatgcTGGGGCCCTTCCTCGGCGGGTACGCTGCAACGGGCTCTTTCAGTCGCACTGCCATTAAGTCGAAGGCCGGCGTGAGGACTCCGTTTGCCGGCGTCATCACAGCCTTTGTGGTTCTCCTCGCCATCTACGCCTTGCCGGCCGTGTTTTACTACATTCCCAACGCGTCACTCTCTGCGGTGATTATCCATGCCGTCGGCgacctcatcacccctcccaaTACAGTCTATCAGTTCTGGCTCGTATCACCATTCGAGGTCTTGATCTTTTTTGTCGGTGTGTTTGTCACCATCTTTTCGAGCATTGAGAATGGCATCTACACCACGGTGCTGCTCTCGGCAGCGATGCTTCTCTTTCGGATTTTGAGATCGAACGGCCGGTTCTTGGGGCGTGTCAAGGTTCAATCCATGCTTGGAAATCGCGTTATTGGCAACGACAGGCAGCAGCCGGTACCCGGGTATGGCACGTTTACCGGCTCGCAGGAGGCGCCGACACGCAACATCTTCTTGCCTATCACGCACGCGGATGGGTCCAACCCCGAGATTGAGCTGGACAATCCATATCCTGGCATCTTCATCTACCGGTTCGCCGAGGGGTTCAGCTACCCGAACGCGGGGAGCAGCCTGGAGCACTTGGTGGAACACATTTTTGCGCACACTCGGCGGACGAACCTGGCGCATTTCGACCGGCCTGGCGATCGGCCTTGGAACGAGCCCGGCCCGTCAAGGAAGGACATGAAGGCGGCGGCTGCGGCCGGGGTGGACGCGGGGATCATAGGGGTGGACGTGAGCTTGCCGACGCTCAAGGCGGTGATTCTGGATTTCAGCTCGGTGAACCACGTCGACATTACTTCGGTGCAGCAGCTGATTGACGTGAGGAATCAGCTGGACCGGTATGCCAGCCCGGATATTGTCGACTGGCACATTGCCTGCATCAACAACCGGTGGGCGAAGAGggcgctggcggcggcggggtttGGGTACCCGACTGTTGTGCCGGACGGGCCGCacaggaggtggaggagcatCTTTTCTGTGGCGGAGATTGGGGGGTCGCAcagcgcggcggcggcggccgaggtggaggtgaacgagaaggagattgcgaggagcaggaggcagactgctgctgatgtggaggttgggaataagcagcagcagcagcagcagcagcagcatcatcaccgtGGGCCAAATGATCCTAAGAAGGTTGGGACGGGCGGGAGTGAGAGTGTTCCGAGAAAGTCGACGGTTACGTTTGAGGATGCGGTTCTTTCTTTGCACCAGAAGAGGATGTCGCTGGGGCCGGAGCTGCACAGTGGGCggacggtggtggcgccGGTGCATGGGATCAATCGGCCGCTGTTTCATGTTGACCTGACGAGCGCGCTGCAGAGCGCGGTTGCCAATGTTGAGGGGAGGtatgaggggttggaggagcatCATTAG
- the cdc16 gene encoding CDC16 protein (COG:U; BUSCO:EOG09263KVG; EggNog:ENOG503NXS2) → MTLRDLKANPTEGLPSSTKETRTLSPMASLQAPVQLHSPPSPGSHRTLRRLQSAHSLGAKVAGQGSLITQQRLQQQQQQQQHIQHHPPTQQQHARILNPPPIPPRRHVNTTNRSPQRGRANSDAPITVPSPHTFGAAMTATRRSALNKRSPAADAMSLDKLLREGPPNGDIEGALESSRLKILDQGIKADSDGMSSLRIYVWLILLNAPVLETDSYLALIHRGASPAYSKIRNDTFRTLTTDPLFRRRVSEASLIRLLNAIAWKLHDARAERTREPSICSSSRQSLDQPNSRPGTGYGSGYDSNPTSPMSKHRARALTLTTEGSEASMPLDPGTYVQGMNVLAAPFLYAARSEAEAFIAFHQLLTKELPGYIRGAMDGVHKGLALVDKVLSIVDPKLSLYLLSKNLTAEIYAFPSVLTLCACTPPLPEVLRLWDFLFAYGPHLNILCIVAQLVMIRTKIMESPSPNKLLRSFPALQADQIKRTTLAIIKMIPDDVYSDIIAHAR, encoded by the exons ATGACTCTTCGCGACCTGAAGGCAAACCCCACGGAGGGGTTGCCGAGTTCTACCAAAGAAACCCGGACCCTGTCGCCGATGGCGAGTCTCCAAGCACCAGTACAGCTCCACTCGCCTCCATCCCCCGGTTCACACAGGACCTTGAGGAGATTGCAATCGGCTCATAGCTTGGGTGCAAAAGTCGCCGGCCAGGGTTCTCTGATTACCCAGCAGAGgctgcaacagcagcagcagcagcagcagcatattcaacaccatcctcccacccagcagcagcatgctCGAATCCTGAACCCCCCCCCTATCCCTCCTCGCAGACATgtaaacaccaccaaccggTCGCCACAACGAGGACGCGCCAACAGCGACGCACCCATTACAGTTCCTTCCCCCCACACATTCGGAGCAGCCATGACAGCCACGCGACGTTCCGCTTTGAATAAGCGGtcccccgccgccgatgCCATGTCTCTCGACAAACTCTTGCGAGAAGGGCCTCCAAACGGAGATATCGAGGGTGCTTTGGAGAGCAGCCGGCTGAAGATTCTTGATCAGGGCATCAAGGCAGACAGCGACGGCATG TCCTCTCTACGCATCTATGTATGGCTGATTTTGCTCAATGCGCCTGTTCTCGAGACCGATTCATACCTTGCACTTATCCACCGTGGCGCGTCACCTGCATACTCAAAAATTCGTAATGATACCTTCCGCACTCTCACAACTGATCCTCTTTTCCGACGGCGTGTGAGCGAGGCGAGCCTGATCCGACTACTCAACGCCATTGCCTGGAAACTCCATGATGCCCGCGCAGAACGCACTCGGGAGCCCAGCATATGCAGCAGTTCCCGCCAGTCTCTTGACCAACCCAACAGTCGGCCGGGAACAGGCTATGGGAGCGGCTATGattccaacccaacctcgcCCATGTCGAAACATCGAGCCCGTGCTCTGACACTTACAACGGAGGGTTCTGAGGCAAGCATGCCTCTTGATCCAGGAACTTACGTCCAGGGAATGAATGTTCTGGCAGCACCCTTCTTGTACGCCGCTCGCAGTGAGGCCGAGGCTTTCATTGCTTTCCACCAGCTTCTGACCAAGGAGCTGCCCGGCTACATTCGTGGTGCTATGGATGGTGTGCACAAAGGGCTGGCATTGGTCGACAAAGTGCTCTCCATTGTAGACCCCAAGCTCAGCCTGTATTTGCTCTCGAAAAACCTGACGGCTGAAATATACGCCTTTCCCTCTGTTTTGACGCTCTGCGCCTGCACCCCCCCGCTCCCCGAAGTCCTTCGTCTCTGGGACTTTCTTTTTGCATATGGGCCTCACCTCAACATCCTTTGTATCGTTGCACAGTTAGTAATGATCCGAACCAAAATTATGGAATCTCCAAG CCCAAATAAGCTTTTGAGGTCCTTCCCAGCTCTTCAAGCTGACCAGATCAAACGTACaaccctcgccatcatcaagatGATTCCCGATGATGTCTACTCCGATATCATTGCCCATGCCCGATAA